GTTTTTCTTTTTGCTAACTGGAGTAGCGCTTCTCGTGCTGCGAAAACAAGAGCCCGAAAGACCCCGCCCTTTTCAGGTTCCTCTTTATCCGTGGATACCCTTGCTATTTTGCCTCATCAGCCTTTATTTACTTTACTCCAGCCTAGTTTATACAGGCATAGGCGCATTTCTAGGAGTAGCTGTGGTGTTAGCGGGTATTCCTCTATTCTCGTGGAGTCGCAGGCGATAAGCCAAAACTGAGTTCAACATCACGAGTTCAACATCACAAACAACACATACTAAACCCTCTAAAGGAGATCTAAATCATGCAACTACAAAGAATCCTTTTGTTATTTGCTAGCGTTGGAGTCGTTAGTTTAGGGACTGCCGCCTGCACCCAACAGCGCAATTTTGAAGCCGATGCTCAAAGCAGCACCCAGACTAACACACCAACAGTTGCACCCACCGCTCAACCCCAAGAACGGCAAGCAGATGTACCCTTTGTCCCAACTCCCCCCGAAGTGGTTGAGGGCATGCTGGAGCTAGCTAAAGTAGGGCCTAACGATGTTCTCTATGACTTGGGCAGCGGTGATGGCCGCATTGTGATCGCGGCTGCAAAAGAGTTTGGGACTCGTGGTACTGGAATTGACATCAATCCAGAATTAGTACAGCAAAGCCGAGAAAATGCTCAACAAGCTGGAGTGGGCGATCGCACCCGTTTTCTACAGCAAGACTTGTTTGAAACTGATCTGAGCGATGCTACAGTTGTCACGCTTTACTTGCTCCCAGATGTCAATCTCAAGCTGCGTCCAAAGCTCCTGCGAGAACTCAGACCCGGAACTCGAATTGTATCCCACGCTTTCGACATGGGCGACTGGAAACCAGAACGAGTTGAGCAAATCCAAGGAAGAACCATTTACTACTGGGTAGTGCCCGAACAAGTCCCTGCTAACCTGCAATAAGACTCTCGCCCTCGACTACTGCCTGCACAAAATAAGGTACCGGAAATCTTCTGAGATATGCTTCCACTGAAGCGCGATCGCCTCAGAAGGACGGTACCCCATCCATCTCGTTCTGTTGCCCAAAATGGATCGATTCCATTCACATCTGGCGGGTTTTGTTTAGCATCGGCTCACTTAACAGATTCTCCCGCACTTAGAGAGAAGATACTCTTCAATGAGTGAGATTGCAGATTAATTCTCCTGGTTCCTGAGGTTCAAATCGTACAACTTTGCCATCTTGACGAACTCGTAGGCGATCGCGGCAGTTATACACCTCAACGGGTTTAACCACTCCATCGACACTCACAACAGCTCTGTATTCCCAGTAATTCTTGGCACTGCGTTTGATGCTAAGGATACAGATTGAGCGATCGCCACTCAGACGACAAAACGATTTCGCTTCTGCTGGTAGAACAGCGAGGAGTGACAGCCCTAGTAACAACAGAAAAACAATCATAAGCTTCATGCTTGCCGTCCCCATAGGGCTAATCCGCCACCTCGCCCTCTAGCTGCAATGATATCTTTTTGTACTAAAAAGTAGTTGAAAAAAGCTTGTTTTTCTGCTCTTACACTCGCCGAATAAAATTTGGCCTCACTGCTTTCGCCACCGCGAACTGTACCCTGATATAGAGAAAACTTAGACAGTTGCAGCGTGATTCTTGTGAAGTCAAACGCCAAGATGTTGTTGTTGGTCAACAGCTTAGTTGGGCCTGAGAGTGCCATTTGAAGCTGACCCAGTTGAACTCGGTTGGTGACGTTCCCCATCTCAAAAGATGAGCTGTATGATGTGTTATCTGTTGCAGTTGGAGGCGCAGCCAAAGGAGAGGCAGCATAAGCAAGAGAGATCGTGATCACAGATGGCACGTAGCGGCCTGCGCCTAGCACCATTCCAGTCCGTTGCCGAGTTTTACGAGTACCCGTAATGAAGCAAAGCCGCCAGTCACC
This region of Trichocoleus desertorum NBK24 genomic DNA includes:
- a CDS encoding methyltransferase domain-containing protein, which produces MQLQRILLLFASVGVVSLGTAACTQQRNFEADAQSSTQTNTPTVAPTAQPQERQADVPFVPTPPEVVEGMLELAKVGPNDVLYDLGSGDGRIVIAAAKEFGTRGTGIDINPELVQQSRENAQQAGVGDRTRFLQQDLFETDLSDATVVTLYLLPDVNLKLRPKLLRELRPGTRIVSHAFDMGDWKPERVEQIQGRTIYYWVVPEQVPANLQ